From the genome of Cytophagia bacterium CHB2:
GCGCCCGGCGTGAAGGCAACATTTTATGATGCCGGCCACATTTTGGGATCTGCCGGCGTGTTGCTGGAAATCGAAGAGGCGGGAAAGCGTCTGCGTTTGGGTTTTAGCGGTGATTTGGGCCGTTTCAACATGCCCATTTTGCGCGATCCTGTTCTAATGGACGATCTCGATGTGTTGATCATCGAAAGCACGTATGGCGATAAACTGCACAAGGACATTCAAAACATTGCCGACGAGTTGACGGATATTGTGACGGCGGTGCATCGCCGCGGCGGCAAAATCATCATTCCGGCGTTTGCTGTGGGGCGCACGCAAATGCTGGTGTATTATCTCCATAAGCTTTGGCAGCAAAACCGCATTCCAGAAATACCGGTTTATGTCGACAGCCCGCTTGCCGTCAACGCGACGGAAGTGTTTCGCCTGCACCCCGAATGCTTTGATCGCGAAACGTATCGCCTTTTTTTACAGGATGGCCACGATCCATTTGGGTTCAAGCGGCTGACCTATGTGCGCGAGGTGGAAGATTCCAAAAAACTCAACGATCTCAAAACACCGTGCCTCATCATTTCGGCCTCCGGCATGGCGGAAGCCGGCCGCGTGTTGCACCATTTGCGCAATCATATTGGCAAACCGGAGAATTGTGTGCTGATTGTGGGATTTATGGCGGAACACACGCTCGGCCGCCGGCTCGGCGACGGCGCGACGGAGGTTAGGATTTTTGGCGAGGTGTGTGAGAGACGATGCGAAGTGCGCAAGCTGGAGGGCTTGAGCGCGCATGCCGATCGCGACCAATTGATGGCGCTGGTGCAGCGACAAACCCCGCAAAAGCTGCAACACATTTTCCTGGTGCACGGCGAATCCGAGCCGGCCGAGTCGCTGGCCGGCACGATGCGTGCCGCGGGCTACGGCAATGTGCAGGTGCCGTCTGAAGGCCAGGAATTTGTGATTTGAAGTTTTGACTTTATTCGAAACAAGAATTTCGCTGTGACTTTATTGGCTTTTAACAGTTGAGTCTTATTTCGAGCAAAATCTTTTAATTTGCCCCCATCTGCTCCTCATAAATTTTTTCGCGCTCGGGGTCGATCCGAATCAGAATCTGGAAGGGGGTCAAATCTTTGCTGCCCTTGAAAATATCCAAAACTTCTTGATAATGCGCGTCGACGAATTGCTTTGCGGCGAGATTGTCTTTGTTCTCTTTGCGCACCGCTTCCAGGCGCACCAGGGCTTGTTTGATGTAATCGCGCGCCTGCGCCGGCTCTTCGTTAAGAACTGAGAGTCCGTAGAAGTAATAGTCTTTTAACTCGCGGAACTTTTTGTAATTTTCCGAGAAGATTTCCAGCATGTCGTCTTCGCGATAATCCCAGCCGAACACAAATTGGCTGAACTTCGCTTCTTGCAAAATCGCGCGCGCTTTCTCAAAATATTTCGTGCCTTCCAGCGCGCCGTATTTGTCCAACTCGTTGCCGATCAGAAGATTCACATAAAAATCAATCAAAGCACGCACCGGCACATACTCTCCAGATTCTTGAATCATCTCATTTTGTTGAAAGGGGAAAATGGCGCGCTTGTCATAATATTGAATGTCCGGCCCGGAGGCGATCAGGCTGCATTGATAGCGATCTTCCGTGCTTGTGGGCCGGTATTCAAGGAAAAATTGAAAGCCGATTTTGAACGGCAGCACATAATCTTCTTCGATCCACGTCTTGTTGTTGATATACTTTTCAACTTTCTGATCAAATTCAGCCATGCGTGGTTTGAAGTCGTCCGGCAGCTTGTCCAGAATTGTCGTCACCTTCGCGCGCACGCGGGCGTCGCGAGGCGGCGCAGCGTTGGCCGTGTGCCCGGCGGCGATCAGCGACAGCAAGAGGACGGCAATAAACGCGCGGCAGCGCGAAAAGATTGCTGGCATATGTTTCATCTCCATCGATGTGAAAACTTTGCAATCACGGCTTAACAGCGGCTTCCGCGAAATCGTTTTCATTTGCAGAACGCATTCGCGGGTTCTTGTAACGCGCAAAATATAGCCAGAGGGGCGTATGAAAGTCAAGAAGATAGTCCTCGCGATGACGATCGTTTGGGTGTGCGCAGTTTCTGCGCAAGATTATCCACTTGGAATTCGGGCGCAGGCGATGGGCGGCAGCGGCGTATCCCTGGCAAAAGATGCAGAAGGGCAGTATCACAATCCGGCATTGTTAGCGGATCTTACCACATTCAATGCCACACTTTTCTATTCCAGGCTATTCGGCCTCAGAGAATTGCCGCTCTCGAGCGCGGCCGTTGCCGGCCGGCTCGGTAAATTCGGGTTTGGCGGCAGCGCTATTCGCCTGGGACACGATTTGTTTCATGAACAACTCTTTCAGCTTGCTCTGGCGCATGCGTGGCAATTTCGTACCGTGAGGCTGGGCGCAGGAACAAACAGCATGTCTTTCGGCATGCAATTTGTCCTCAAGCAAACGCGCATCGCGCAATACGGAGAACAGCAAACATTGCTGGTCAATACTGGCGTGCTGGCCCATTTGAGTGAACAATGGGCGTGGGGCATGGCCGCCGGCAATCTTCTGGGCGCAAAAACCGGCGGCACTCAGGAACGCCTGCCGCGCCATGTCGCTTTGGGTTTGAGTTATGCACCGGATGCGCGCTTCACTGCGCAGGTCGATCTTTATAAACAATCTGATTTTTCTCCGGAATGGCGAATTGGTTTTGAGGTGGGCGTGCTGGCGCCGTTGCTGTTGCGTTTGGGGATCAATGAAAACCCTGACCGCTTCACGTGCGGACTCGCCCTGCTCACGCGGCCGCTCATCGTGCATGTTACCACTTTTTCGCATGTAGATTTGGGTTGGACGCAGCAAATGGCGATCACGTTAAGAAGATAAAGCGGAATCATTCAAAACGCCAGAACGATAGCTTCCAAGATAGAATCCCACCTCATGTGAAACGAATGTTCTTAGAGTCCAGCCAGCTCTTGAGTCGTTGGAACTCCTTGACAATTGCGTTTGGCGGGTAATGCGCGTTTGCCGGGCTGGTGGAGGGCAGAACGTAAATATGCGTCAAGGCAAGTTTCTCGCGTTGCGGCCCGGGTTTGATTGCGGTTTTGTTGGATACGTCAAAGACCCAGCGGAAGCCCGTCAATCCAATAAAACATGCGACATGGGGCGAGAACGTTGCAATTTTTCGGCGCAAGATTTTAGCGCCCGTAACAATCTCTTCCCGGGTCAACTCGTCGATCTGGCCAGTGGCGCGTTTGACCACGTCCGTGAACCCGATTCCCTTCTCAAATAGCATCGTTTCATCCCCTGCTTTCACCTCGCTTCCCACAAGCCTTGCGGCGGACAACGCCGGCCAAAAGCGGTTGGTCGCGCGCGCATAATATTTCCCATTTTGCGCGGAGAACATTCCGGGGTTCAATCCTACAAAAACGAGTTGTAATCCAGGACGCAGGTAATCCGGCAGGGTAAGAATTTGAGATGATCGCGCAGACGTTGGTTTCACGGATCAATTCATCTCAAAACTCGCAGGGGCAACTGATTGGTCTATTTAAAGTGAAGCTGCTTTTTGAAGACAAACAGGCTACCCGGATTTGCAGACAAACTGCAAATCAAAGCTTCTGCGAAGCAGCAAATTACTGTTCGGCGAAACTCGTTGACCATCGACGATAAAGTTTTTCCACCGAAATGCGCCGAAGTCACCGAGCATCGCCGAAAAAACTTTGGCAGGATGATTTATCGGCAGAATTATGTTGAATCGTTCTGTCGACAAATTATTCGCTGCCATAAACTTTCAGAATTTCATTCTAACTTTGAGCGCCTTATGGCCTTAAAGCGCGAACCTGCGCTAATGAACGCTAATACTTGTTATTCGCATTGATTCACGCTCATATCTGCTTTACTTGCGACTCGCCTGCGTTGGCTAGGCTTCTGAAAAATCCCGGGAGATTGCTGCTGGTTATTCACTCCGAGGTTTGCCCGGTAAGGGTTTCGTTTTCGGATTTTTGTGTTTCCGGAAGGAATGCCGTAATCAACAGAATCAACATGCCTAATGAAATGGCCGTATCGGCGACATTGAAAACGGCGGTGCGAAACGTTCCGATACCCAAATTCAAAAAGTCAATCACGCGGCCGTTGTGAAAGATGCGATCAATGAGATTGCCCATGCCGCCGCCGAGCACAAGCCCGAGCGCCAGCAAATGCGCCGCGTTGCGCGAGGTTGTACGAAACATGTAAACCAACAAAACCGCCAAGCAAATTGTCGGCCCGATCGTAAACAGCGCCAGCCGCACTTCGGCGGGCAAATCAGCGCCCAGGCTGAATGCAACGCCTGGGTTTTCCGTGTAATGAAAACGCAGCAAATCGGAAAAATACGATTGCGGGCCGCTTTCCTGTAAAATGGCTTTGGCATAACGCTTGGAGATTTGATCGCAACCGGCAAAACTCAAGGCGGCAAACAAGGCAAGCGCGAGATTCGTTCGCTTCATTCTCTTCATCACCTCATCCTGTGTTAGTTACCGCAAATGAATCCTTGTGTAATCAGCACCGGAATCAAGATATACATAATCGAATCCCGGATGAGATAAAACATGAAAACCGCCGCGACGACTTTCCAGCCCTTTTCCCGCACAAATGCTTTCAGGCCTTTCTCGCGCAGCAAACTCGTCCATTCTTGAATGATGGGCGGTTTGAAGATTTGTTTTAAATTCATAGAGGTGGTTCTCACTCAAACCTGTCTTGACGGGCAATCCGGCGCCAGCGCGCATATGCTGCATTTGGGTTTGCGCGCCTGGCAGGTTTCACGGCCGAACAATATAAGACGATGCGAAAAAATAGTCCACTGCTTTCTTGCGACAATGGCCATCAAATCCCGCTCGATTTTTTCCGGCGTCTTTTGCGCGGTCAAGCCCAGACGTTGTGAAATGCGCTGCACGTGGGTGTCAACCACGACGCCGTCATTGATGCCAAAGGCGTTGCCTAAAACCACGTTCGCGGTTTTGCGGCCAACACCGGGCAAAGCAATCAACTCCTCCATGCTGGAAGGTACGTGACCACCGTGCTTAGCCACCAGCGCTTGCGCGCAGCCAATGAGATTGCGCGCCTTGTTGCGAAAGAAACCGGTGGCATGAATCAGTTTTTCCAGTTCGGGCTGGCGCGCTTGCGCCAAAGCGGCAGGCGTGGGGTATTTGCGAAATAATGCGGGGGTGACTTCGTTGACGGTTTTGTCCGTCGATTGCGCTGACAGGATCGTGGCCACCAACAACTCAAACGGCGTGTGATGCGTCAACGCGCAATCGGCATCCGGATAAAGCCGGCGCAGTTTGCGCAACACGCGGATGCGCCGGAGCTGTTCCGCGCGCGGGAGGGCCGGCTTCATAAAATCGTGACATCTCCGATCATAAACGAAATGCGAACATACAAACGGGAGGTCGCGCTGTCGTAATCCGGCGATTTGTAATACTTGTTGATGCCGATGCCCCCTTCTTTTCTGCCAAAAATCACAAAATCGCCCACACCGGCGTTCACTTGAATGGCATAGGGAATGGATTTCGGCAGGATAATCGTGGCATCGCCAATAAAGCCGGAGACGACAAAGGCGCGTTCGCCGCCGGTGATGGCAATGCCCGAGAGATCGAATTTCTGGTCGCCAATAAACGTGGAAGCGGAGCCGCCTTTAAAATCGTTGCTTTGAATTTTGACGTGAATATCGCCAATAAAGCGATTTTCGTTGATGTAATCGCTGACGGCGGCATTGTCGATGAAGTTGACAGTGGCCGGTTCGGCGCCGGGCTCGAAGGTGATGGTGGCTTCCTGACGCGCTTTGGGAAAGAGAATCAATTTTGCGCCGATCGCCACCAAAATCAACGGCCAGTAGTTGCGAATCACTTCCCCAAAGCTGACGATGTCGAGCCGATCCAATAGCATGAGTATGCCGAACACAATCAGCATGCCTCCCCAGAAGAAACGCCCGCCGGCAGTTTCATTTGAACTCATCTCTCACTCCACTCTAACGCGTTTCACGAAACCATTTCGCGATTTCTTTGGTCGATTTTGTATTCAGAACCTCGTTTTTGCGCAGCCAGCCTTTGCGCGCAATGCCGACGCCGTAGAAAATATCCGCAATGCCCGCGACTTCATGCGCATCAGGATTGATGCTGATCTGCACGCCTTTTTCAGCGGCATATTTGCAGTAGCGCCAATCCAGGTCGAAGCGGTGCGGGCTGGCGTTGATTTCAATGCTCACCCCCAACTCTGCCGCGGCCTCGATGACTTTGCGATGATTGATGGGATAGCCCTCACGCCCCAGCAACAAGCGCCCGGTGGGATGCCCGATGATTTTCACCGCGGGATGCTCCATCGCTTTAATCAGGCGTTTCGTCGCCTGCTCTTCCGTCATGTTCATGCTGCTGTGGATCGAGGCAACCACGAAATCAAAACTCGCCAGAACATTGTCGGGGTAATCGAGTTTGCCGTCCGGCAGAATATCGCATTCCGTGCCCTTGAAAATATAAAAACCTTTCAGCTCGGCGTTGAGTTTGTCAATTTCTTTATGCTGTTGCTTCACGCGCTCCGGCGACAAACCCTTGGCATAATAAACCGACATGCTGTGATCACAAATGCCAAAATACTCAAAACCGAGGCGGCGGCATTCTTCCGCCATTTCGCGGATGGAGTTCGCGCCGTCGCTGTAGGTTGAATGGCAATGCAACACCCCCTTGAGATCTTCATTTTCAATGAGCCGGGGAATTTTATCCTGAAGCGCCGCGTCAAGCTCGCCCATGTCTTCGCGCAATTCCGGTGGAACGTAACTCATGCCTAGCGCCGCGAAGATTTCTGTTTCATCCTTGCAGCGGATCAATTTTTCGCCTTTGAACAACCCCCATTCACTCACTTTGATGCCGAGCTTCTGGCCGTGGCCGCGCAGCGCGATGTTGTGTTCTGCTGAACCGGTGAGATGGTGCAAAAGGTACGGAAAATCCTTGTCTGTTGTCAAACGCAAATCCGCGGCAATGCCGTTTTCGAGCAACACGCTGCTTTTCGTGTCGCCCTTGGCGATGATGTTCTGCACCGTGGGCAATTTGGTAAAAAAATCCATAATCGCGGCGCGATCGGCTTCTTTGCAGCTCGCCACAATGTCAATATCTTTGATGGTTTCTTTGTGCCGGCGCAGGCTGCCGGCGAGTTCCGCGCGAATCACTTTTGCATGCTTCTTCACCGCTTCGAACAGCGGCCGCGCCGCCTGTTCGGCATGATGATAAAGATGACGACTGGCAAACTGGCGGATTTGTTGAATGCCATCCAGCAAGTTTTGCTGGCTCTTCGCGCTGAAGCCTTCGAGTTTGGCCACGCGATTTTCCTTGCACGCCTTTTCCAGATCATCGATCGAAGCGACGCCGAGATCATCCAAGAGTTTCTTGGCCTTCTTCGGGCCCAGGCCGGGAATGCGCAGCAACTCCATGATGCCCGGCGGAAACGAACGGCGCAGCTCTTCATAATATTTGAGCGTGCCGGTGGTCACCAGCGTGGTGATCTTTTCGGAGATGGCCTCACCGATGCCCTTGATCCCGCGCAGGCGGTTGCTGGCAACCAGTTCGTTAAGATCCTCCGAGACGCCGCGCAGAGCGCGTGCGGCATTTTCATACGCGCGCGTCTTGAAGGGATTTTCGCCCTTGAGTTCGAGCAGGGTGCCGATTTCTTCGAGAATCTCGATGACTTGTTTTTTGTCCATGGCCGAATGCTCAATTGGGTTTGACTGACGGATTCGCCGAAGGCGCATTCTGAATTTCTGCAAGCAACGCAACTGCCGGTTGAAAGGACGGCGTTTTATCCAAGATTTGCGCCAACACCTCGCGGGCGCGTTCGCCGTCGCGCAAAAGATGCCAATAAAATTTGGCAATATCCAGTCTTTGTTCCGGTGACAGGTTGCGCCGGTATTGCGCCTGCTGCAAGCGTTCCTGCACGCCGGCCGAATCGCCGGCTTGCCAGTAATAGCGCGCCAGCACCAGGGCGCTGTCAAAGTTTCGCACCGGAAATTTTCTCTCTGGCATAATTTGTTCGAGCTTTTGCAGAAGCGCCAACGCCTCGTCGCGTGCATTTTGTTGCAGTTCGTATACGACTAATTTGAGAAAATGGTGCCGATAACTTTCCGCCAATCCCGTCTCATATTGATCGAGGTACACTTTGGGATGCTCGAGATTGCGATAACGATAGACCTGTAGGACATTTTTTTTGATGACGTCCGGTGCTTCGTTGTGGCCCGGCGCCGGCAGCAGCTTGCGCGCCATGCCCTCCGTGCAGAGGTAGGGTTGCAAACCTGCCAGGTTTTCGTCCGGCACATTGAAGCCGAAATAAACCGGGCGTTGAAATTGATTGGCTGAGACGATTTCGAAGATCATGCGATCTTGCGGCCGCAGGAAACGGCCTTGAAAAGTCGGGCCGACGATGAGCTGCATGGCCGGAGGTTCCATTGCGGCGGAATCATCCGGTATGGTTTCGCGCGCCCGTGCGTCGTATTCCTCCCAAACTTGCGGATTCGTTATGGGAATCCGAATGATTTGTGGCTCGGGCCACGGCCATAAACCCAACGAATCGATTTCGCCGGATCGCAAAGCGATTGGAACTTTGGGCGGGCGGGTCTGCAATTGGCGCACATACCACGGCGTGTTCAGCAGGCTGAGATTGACGACGCTGACATCGCGGCGAAAGCCTTCGACATATTGCACATACCACAGCGGAAAGGTATCATTATCGCCGTTGGTGAAAAGAATGGCATTCGGCGCGCAGGTGCTGAGTAAATTATAAGCATAATCCGCTGCAACGTAATTGCCCTTGCGATCGTGGCGATGAAAATTGTGCTGGAACAAATTCACCGGGCCAGCGAGAATGAGCAGCGAAGCCAGCCCGAGCTGGACGATGGTCGAGCGATATTGCGCGGCGGCCGCTTTTTCAAATAAGGCCTGAGCGCCCATGCCGATCCAGATGGCGAAAGCCAAATAAGAACCGGCATAGGCGTAATCGCGCTCACGCGGCTGCCCCACGGTTTGATTGAGATAAATGACAATCGCGATGCCGGTCATGACAAACAAAACACCGACAATGCTCGCGCCACGCCAATCGCGGCGGAAATGATAAATCAAGCCGGCGCAGCCGAGCAAGAACGGCAAACCCCACAACCCCTGCCATTGCAGGGTAACACGCTGCCAGTCGGGATTGCCGCTGCGCCCAAAAAATTGCCAGTTGAAATAACGCAGATACATCTCTTTAATTTGATAATCCCAAAAAGAAGCTTTGCGCTGGGTTAATTGTGCGGCAAGATCCTCACGGCCATACTGCTCGCGATTGAGATAGCTCACGAGTTGCGGCCAGGTTTGCGGGTCGTTTTCGTCAATGGCAGGATCGAGATTCGAGCGAATGAACACCGTCACATACGTTGAATAACCAAGACCCAGCAGGAACAAAACTGTGAGCAATAAGCGCGGCAAATGCCTGGTTTGCCGCTGTGCCGCCACGATCAGCATGAGCAGCGCCGCGGCCAGCGCAAAAGCGCCGCTGAGTTTTGCAACCGGCGCTAGGGCTGCTATGCTTTCTAGGATATCCGTAAAAAGCAGGGAGGCGGCAAGCGCCAGCAGAGCGAAGAGCATCAGCCATTTGAACCACGGCCACGGCCGGGTCTTGAAATAAATCAGCAGAAGCAGCGCGGGAATTGTTAGAACATTGAGCAAGTGCACACCAACTGCCAGCGCGATGAGATAAGCGATGAGCACGAGATAGCGCAAGGGCGAACGTGTTTCCGGCGTGTAGGCCCAGCGCAATGCCAGCCAAATCACCAAAGCCGTTAAGCAGGTTGAAAGCGCATAAACTTCGGCTTCAACGGCGTTGAACCAGAAACTGTCGCTAAACGCCAAGGCCAGCGCGCCGACGAAAGCAGCCGCGGCTTCGAGCCAGTCAGAGGTTTCGCGCTTGCACGCGCGGATGAGTTGTAGGATGATTAAATAAGTCAACCAAACTGTCATCGCGCTTGCGAGTGCGGAGACGAGGTTGACGCGCCATGCCACTTCGCCGCCGAGCGGAAGCATGGTAAACAAACGCCCAACAAGCAAATACAATGGCGCGCCGGGCGGATGGGGTATGCCGAGAATGTAGGCGCAGGTGATGAATTCACCGCAATCCCAAAGCGAAACCGTAGACGCAAGTGTGCGCAGATAGGCGGCAAGACTGATGAAGAACGTCAGAATGCCGCCCAAAACAGCAATGGAATTTTTGAAATGTGAGGGGGAATAATTCGGCATGCAGAGGCGTCCGTGCGTTCAAATAATTCCATGCTGGCGAAGTACGGTGAGCAAGTTTTCCTGATAACGCCGGGCGAGCGCCTCGTTGGCAAAACCGATCCAGCCAATTTCCGCGGTCGCGTGCGTCGGGCCGTCGAACGGCTCGCCCTCAACATTGCGAATCGCGACGCCGGCTTCGCGCGCAATCAGCCAGCCCGCAAGATCGTAGGGATGGGCGCAAAGAACGGTGGGTTCTGTGCGGCTGCGCCAAATCTGATTGAAATTCGGCCGGATATCGACAATCAGCTTGCTCTGCCCCAGAATCAAGGCATAGATTTGACCGCCCGTCGCAAGATGTTGATCTTCGAACACACTCGCTGGTTCATTCGCGCCTTCACCGAGCGCGATTCGCAAAAAATCTTCTTCGATCTCGGACACCCATTTTTTGCCGCGGGGAAATAATTTTACAAAAGAAATGAAGCTGTGACGCAGATCGGAGGAACGATCGGCGTGCAATCGAATGATGGCCGATTGCTGCGTCTGCACGTTTTCACGCAACCGGAATGCGCCGCTGCCCGCAGCCGCCCAGAGCGTATCCATGTAGGCATATTTTGGAATCGGAATCTCGGTTTGTAATGAAAAAACAATGTCGGCCAAGCGCGAGTCGTTGCCTTTTTCCGGAAGAATGCCGGATAGAATCCAGCCACTCGCTTTGGCATACATCAGTAGGCGCGTGCCATCAATCGGGTCGCATAACACGCGGAATTGCGGTGCGCCTGCGCCGAACGGAATGGCTTCGCCGGTTTCAAACTCTCCCACCAACAAAAATGGCGGCGCCTCCTGTTGATGCTGTTCGAGAAATTCCAGCAAGCTGTGTTCGGCAATCGTGTCGATGCCGTAAATCGTATCCACCTCGGCCTGCGCTGCCACCGCAGTTAGTTCATCTTGCGACTGTTCGATCAGCGCTTGACGCACATTGTCGCGCATGTAATGATGCGCACGCCAGAGTAGGCGCGCCAGCGCGTCGGCGTGCTGCGCCTCCTGCGGAAGGTGAAACGCCGGGGGCTCGGCTATTTTGGCTGCAATGGTTTTGTTCATGGCGCTGATGATACGCAAAATGCTGGCGAAAAACAAGCCAGCAGCAGCAGAGAAATTTGGGCTGGAAGTCTAAAGCTGCTCGAAGAGCTTCGGTTTTAAGTTTGACTTAAAATCGGCATCGCATGAATCCTCTGGCCATGAGTTGCTTTGTGAAAGAAGTGGCAAAAATGACAAAAAAGCATTATGCTTTTCACACAGTTCAAATCATTCTAAAATTCTGAGTGAGGAGGAGCACATGGATGCAAGCAACAAATTGAATCTCAAGAATCTCATTCTTGTGCCAGCGTTGATTACGCTTGCGATCACGCTGCTGCGCTTGACCGGCGAATTGATGAACTGGGCACCTGTTCTTTTCAATAAACAAGCAGGCGGCGGCGGAGCGCTGGTGGGAATTTCCTGGCTGATTCCGATCTTCGGGTTTTACTTTGCCCGCAAATTACTGAAGGCGAATGATCATCCTGCCGGAATGGGCCGCCTCTTTGGTTTTTCCCTGCTCGCGCTTGCCGTCTCTGCTGCTTTGTTTGCGGTCAGCATCAAATTCCTGGCAAGCTCACGTTTGCCATTTCTCGCGGGGATGATCGTCGCTGCCGGCGCTGGCCTTATTGTCGCGCGCAAAGCCTGGCCCTCGCTTTTCACGGTGTTATTCACCTATGGTTTGGCGGCGCGTATTCCCGTCGCCCTCATCATGCTGATTGCCATCTTGAATAATTGGGGCACACACTATGACGTGCCACCGCCCAACTTTCCCGACACCGCGCCTTTGACAAAATGGGTTGCCATTGGCCTCGTTCCCCAGCTTACCGTTTGGATGGCATTCACGGTGATTGTCGGGTTGCTTTTTGGCGGCATTGCCGCGGCGGTGACGAAACGCAATCTGGCTTTGGCACAGGCAACCTCATGAAAATGGTGGTATACTGTTTTTTTAGCAATGTTCAGTTTGAAGGAACTGTCAAGTATACCATCGGTAATCCCGCACCCTTTGGGACAATCGTCAAAGTATTTTTGAAC
Proteins encoded in this window:
- the lspA gene encoding signal peptidase II, translating into MKRTNLALALFAALSFAGCDQISKRYAKAILQESGPQSYFSDLLRFHYTENPGVAFSLGADLPAEVRLALFTIGPTICLAVLLVYMFRTTSRNAAHLLALGLVLGGGMGNLIDRIFHNGRVIDFLNLGIGTFRTAVFNVADTAISLGMLILLITAFLPETQKSENETLTGQTSE
- the nth gene encoding endonuclease III gives rise to the protein MKPALPRAEQLRRIRVLRKLRRLYPDADCALTHHTPFELLVATILSAQSTDKTVNEVTPALFRKYPTPAALAQARQPELEKLIHATGFFRNKARNLIGCAQALVAKHGGHVPSSMEELIALPGVGRKTANVVLGNAFGINDGVVVDTHVQRISQRLGLTAQKTPEKIERDLMAIVARKQWTIFSHRLILFGRETCQARKPKCSICALAPDCPSRQV
- the polX gene encoding DNA polymerase/3'-5' exonuclease PolX; translated protein: MDKKQVIEILEEIGTLLELKGENPFKTRAYENAARALRGVSEDLNELVASNRLRGIKGIGEAISEKITTLVTTGTLKYYEELRRSFPPGIMELLRIPGLGPKKAKKLLDDLGVASIDDLEKACKENRVAKLEGFSAKSQQNLLDGIQQIRQFASRHLYHHAEQAARPLFEAVKKHAKVIRAELAGSLRRHKETIKDIDIVASCKEADRAAIMDFFTKLPTVQNIIAKGDTKSSVLLENGIAADLRLTTDKDFPYLLHHLTGSAEHNIALRGHGQKLGIKVSEWGLFKGEKLIRCKDETEIFAALGMSYVPPELREDMGELDAALQDKIPRLIENEDLKGVLHCHSTYSDGANSIREMAEECRRLGFEYFGICDHSMSVYYAKGLSPERVKQQHKEIDKLNAELKGFYIFKGTECDILPDGKLDYPDNVLASFDFVVASIHSSMNMTEEQATKRLIKAMEHPAVKIIGHPTGRLLLGREGYPINHRKVIEAAAELGVSIEINASPHRFDLDWRYCKYAAEKGVQISINPDAHEVAGIADIFYGVGIARKGWLRKNEVLNTKSTKEIAKWFRETR
- a CDS encoding mismatch-specific DNA-glycosylase encodes the protein MKPTSARSSQILTLPDYLRPGLQLVFVGLNPGMFSAQNGKYYARATNRFWPALSAARLVGSEVKAGDETMLFEKGIGFTDVVKRATGQIDELTREEIVTGAKILRRKIATFSPHVACFIGLTGFRWVFDVSNKTAIKPGPQREKLALTHIYVLPSTSPANAHYPPNAIVKEFQRLKSWLDSKNIRFT
- a CDS encoding MBL fold metallo-hydrolase, translating into APGVKATFYDAGHILGSAGVLLEIEEAGKRLRLGFSGDLGRFNMPILRDPVLMDDLDVLIIESTYGDKLHKDIQNIADELTDIVTAVHRRGGKIIIPAFAVGRTQMLVYYLHKLWQQNRIPEIPVYVDSPLAVNATEVFRLHPECFDRETYRLFLQDGHDPFGFKRLTYVREVEDSKKLNDLKTPCLIISASGMAEAGRVLHHLRNHIGKPENCVLIVGFMAEHTLGRRLGDGATEVRIFGEVCERRCEVRKLEGLSAHADRDQLMALVQRQTPQKLQHIFLVHGESEPAESLAGTMRAAGYGNVQVPSEGQEFVI
- a CDS encoding DUF4835 family protein, coding for MKTISRKPLLSRDCKVFTSMEMKHMPAIFSRCRAFIAVLLLSLIAAGHTANAAPPRDARVRAKVTTILDKLPDDFKPRMAEFDQKVEKYINNKTWIEEDYVLPFKIGFQFFLEYRPTSTEDRYQCSLIASGPDIQYYDKRAIFPFQQNEMIQESGEYVPVRALIDFYVNLLIGNELDKYGALEGTKYFEKARAILQEAKFSQFVFGWDYREDDMLEIFSENYKKFRELKDYYFYGLSVLNEEPAQARDYIKQALVRLEAVRKENKDNLAAKQFVDAHYQEVLDIFKGSKDLTPFQILIRIDPEREKIYEEQMGAN
- a CDS encoding DUF2723 domain-containing protein codes for the protein MPNYSPSHFKNSIAVLGGILTFFISLAAYLRTLASTVSLWDCGEFITCAYILGIPHPPGAPLYLLVGRLFTMLPLGGEVAWRVNLVSALASAMTVWLTYLIILQLIRACKRETSDWLEAAAAFVGALALAFSDSFWFNAVEAEVYALSTCLTALVIWLALRWAYTPETRSPLRYLVLIAYLIALAVGVHLLNVLTIPALLLLIYFKTRPWPWFKWLMLFALLALAASLLFTDILESIAALAPVAKLSGAFALAAALLMLIVAAQRQTRHLPRLLLTVLFLLGLGYSTYVTVFIRSNLDPAIDENDPQTWPQLVSYLNREQYGREDLAAQLTQRKASFWDYQIKEMYLRYFNWQFFGRSGNPDWQRVTLQWQGLWGLPFLLGCAGLIYHFRRDWRGASIVGVLFVMTGIAIVIYLNQTVGQPRERDYAYAGSYLAFAIWIGMGAQALFEKAAAAQYRSTIVQLGLASLLILAGPVNLFQHNFHRHDRKGNYVAADYAYNLLSTCAPNAILFTNGDNDTFPLWYVQYVEGFRRDVSVVNLSLLNTPWYVRQLQTRPPKVPIALRSGEIDSLGLWPWPEPQIIRIPITNPQVWEEYDARARETIPDDSAAMEPPAMQLIVGPTFQGRFLRPQDRMIFEIVSANQFQRPVYFGFNVPDENLAGLQPYLCTEGMARKLLPAPGHNEAPDVIKKNVLQVYRYRNLEHPKVYLDQYETGLAESYRHHFLKLVVYELQQNARDEALALLQKLEQIMPERKFPVRNFDSALVLARYYWQAGDSAGVQERLQQAQYRRNLSPEQRLDIAKFYWHLLRDGERAREVLAQILDKTPSFQPAVALLAEIQNAPSANPSVKPN